In Candidatus Margulisiibacteriota bacterium, the genomic window ATAACACCATACATCTTACCAACAGATCTATAAACATTTGTTGCACCAATATTCCCGCTACCCACCTTAGTCAAATCTACGCCCTTTAATTTAGCTACAAAATAACTAAACGGAATTGCCCCTAACAAATAACAAAGTATTAACATTAAAATTAAATCTAACATTCATCTACCTCCAATGATTTTATTAAAACTCTCTTAATCGCTTCCTTATCCATTCCAAATTTCTTAAAAAGATCGTCCTTGCTTCCATGTTCAACAAAAACATTATTGTTTAAACCAATTGATGCAGTTTTAACATTTAATCCTTCTCGCTGGATAATCTCAGAAACCAAAC contains:
- a CDS encoding transketolase C-terminal domain-containing protein encodes the protein ITPIYEVIKENKFNINLVNVRFIKPFDEVALKYFLKQSKVIITAEEGVVEGGLYGLVSEIIQREGLNVKTASIGLNNNVFVEHGSKDDLFKKFGMDKEAIKRVLIKSLEVDEC